A single region of the Hyphomicrobiales bacterium genome encodes:
- a CDS encoding Carbohydrate ABC transporter membrane protein 2 (CUT1 family), producing the protein MARFHPFHAAAVLAVLGVAVFPLYWMFVTSLTPSDQLFADRPQLWPSLAQLPTYIEAWSGTSLRHWLFNSIIVAVGTTALSIVLAILPAYALARMDFKGKLLFGFALFLTQMLPEAMLVVPLYDIFTQLSLLNTLLGLILANTAFTVPVVTWILKGAIDAVPYEIEEAARIDGCSRIGIVLAVVVPLIAPTLAAAAVIAFFHGWNEYVFAQTFISDDRWRTASVGLASFIGELSTPVHTVMAVGFIYTVPAVVFYLFVQRYVVAGMTSGGVKG; encoded by the coding sequence ATGGCGCGTTTTCATCCCTTCCATGCCGCGGCGGTCCTTGCTGTTCTGGGTGTGGCCGTCTTCCCGCTGTACTGGATGTTCGTCACCTCGCTGACGCCGTCCGACCAGCTCTTCGCCGATCGGCCGCAGCTGTGGCCCTCTCTCGCGCAGCTGCCGACCTATATCGAGGCCTGGAGCGGCACATCACTCAGGCACTGGCTGTTCAACAGCATCATCGTGGCCGTGGGCACCACGGCGCTCAGCATCGTCCTCGCCATTCTGCCGGCCTATGCGCTCGCGCGCATGGATTTCAAGGGCAAGCTCCTGTTCGGCTTCGCTCTGTTCCTGACACAGATGCTGCCGGAAGCGATGCTGGTGGTGCCGCTCTATGACATCTTCACGCAGCTGTCCCTGCTCAACACCTTGCTCGGGTTGATCCTGGCAAACACGGCCTTCACCGTTCCGGTCGTCACCTGGATCCTGAAGGGTGCCATCGATGCCGTTCCCTACGAGATCGAGGAGGCGGCGCGCATCGACGGCTGCTCGCGCATCGGCATCGTGCTTGCTGTCGTCGTACCGCTGATCGCACCGACCTTGGCGGCCGCCGCCGTCATCGCCTTCTTCCACGGCTGGAACGAATATGTCTTCGCGCAGACTTTCATCAGCGACGATCGGTGGCGCACCGCATCCGTCGGCCTCGCGAGCTTCATCGGTGAGCTCAGCACGCCGGTCCATACGGTGATGGCGGTCGGCTTCATCTACACGGTCCCAGCCGTTGTCTTCTATCTTTTCGTCCAGCGCTACGTGGTTGCCGGCATGACGTCCGGTGGTGTCAAGGGTTGA
- the ugpC gene encoding sn-glycerol-3-phosphate import ATP-binding protein UgpC: protein MSLKLNNVTKSFQDVKVIDGVDIDVGDNEFLVLLGPSGCGKSTILRMIAGLETVSGGSIHLGGRRVDELPPSERDMAFVFQSYALYPHMTVRRNIAFPLIMRQFRWWYHLPVVGGYFKRRIENSPEVREKVERTADMLALTKMLDRYPRTLSGGQRQRVALGRAMVRQPSAFLMDEPLSNLDAKLRTAMRAEITQLHRDVGGNFIYVTHDQIEAMTMGTRIALLRDGKLQQFGTPREIYERPANTYVARFIGTPPMNLIEGAVDGRAIRIGSALLPVPDSAELPAGNGTRVWLGVRPGTLKLQAGAGPANGASLTGRVALIEHIGAESLVSVALDGVQTAHDDEGRHGDKVMAALPGYTDLGLGDVVTVTCDLSDFSLFAHDSGRRVGGSGFAKL, encoded by the coding sequence ATGTCGCTCAAGTTGAACAACGTCACCAAGTCCTTCCAGGATGTGAAGGTGATCGATGGTGTCGATATCGATGTCGGCGACAACGAATTCCTCGTCCTGCTGGGACCTTCCGGCTGCGGCAAATCCACGATCCTGCGCATGATCGCCGGGCTTGAGACGGTCAGTGGCGGCAGCATTCATCTGGGCGGGCGGCGGGTCGATGAATTGCCGCCGAGTGAGCGCGACATGGCCTTCGTGTTCCAGTCCTACGCGCTCTATCCGCATATGACGGTGCGCCGAAACATCGCGTTTCCACTGATCATGCGGCAGTTCCGCTGGTGGTATCACCTGCCGGTCGTCGGCGGATACTTCAAGCGCCGCATCGAGAACTCACCGGAGGTGCGCGAGAAGGTGGAGCGCACGGCCGATATGCTGGCCCTGACCAAGATGCTCGATCGTTATCCGCGCACGTTGTCTGGCGGGCAGCGGCAGCGCGTCGCGCTCGGGCGCGCGATGGTGCGCCAGCCGTCGGCCTTCCTCATGGACGAGCCATTGTCGAACCTCGATGCCAAGCTGCGCACCGCCATGCGCGCCGAGATCACGCAGCTTCACCGCGATGTCGGCGGTAATTTTATCTATGTCACGCACGATCAGATCGAGGCGATGACCATGGGCACGCGCATCGCCCTCTTGCGTGACGGCAAGCTGCAGCAGTTCGGTACGCCGCGTGAGATCTACGAGCGCCCGGCCAACACTTACGTTGCGCGCTTCATCGGCACCCCGCCCATGAACCTGATCGAGGGCGCCGTCGACGGGAGGGCGATCCGGATCGGTTCGGCGCTTCTGCCTGTGCCGGACAGCGCGGAACTGCCTGCCGGGAACGGGACCAGGGTCTGGTTGGGCGTGCGCCCCGGAACGTTGAAGCTGCAGGCCGGCGCCGGGCCGGCCAACGGCGCTTCCCTGACGGGGCGGGTCGCCCTCATCGAGCATATCGGTGCCGAGTCTCTCGTGTCAGTTGCGCTCGATGGCGTGCAGACCGCCCATGACGACGAAGGCCGCCACGGTGACAAGGTCATGGCTGCGCTTCCAGGGTACACCGACCTTGGCCTCGGAGACGTCGTGACAGTAACTTGCGACCTGAGTGACTTCTCGCTCTTCGCCCATGACAGTGGCCGCCGCGTCGGCGGCTCGGGGTTCGCGAAGCTCTGA
- a CDS encoding HTH lysR-type domain-containing protein, translated as MNIRFLRTFCVVADKGSLAAAARHLGLANASVAEQIRALEKALDATLTVRRGQGIALTDAGQAVLGSARQIVAQADDLHQVAQAGSLRGRLRVGAISTALISLMPRALQRLAEEHPDIEMKVVPGTSAGLLTMLDYGEIDCALAVRPPFKLPKTLSWRSVRNEPLVFVAPPSDPGLSIAARLRGAPFIRMDRNAWTGQIVSRFLADRKLDLPELFELDAPETIVILAAEGLGVSLLPDWGIVPPVGRALDISPVDDGRYGREVGIIGRRGPAEALIGAFGTLLREPEPPIP; from the coding sequence ATGAACATTCGCTTTCTCCGCACGTTCTGCGTTGTCGCGGACAAAGGCTCGCTGGCGGCGGCGGCGCGCCATCTCGGACTGGCAAATGCCTCGGTGGCAGAACAGATCCGCGCGCTTGAGAAAGCCCTCGACGCGACTTTGACGGTGCGCCGTGGCCAAGGCATCGCTTTGACGGACGCTGGCCAGGCCGTGCTCGGCAGCGCGCGGCAGATCGTCGCCCAGGCCGACGACCTCCATCAGGTCGCGCAGGCCGGTTCGCTGCGTGGACGGCTACGCGTTGGGGCTATCTCGACAGCGCTGATCTCGCTGATGCCGCGCGCCCTGCAACGCCTCGCGGAAGAGCATCCCGACATCGAAATGAAGGTGGTTCCGGGCACATCTGCGGGGCTCCTCACGATGCTCGACTACGGCGAGATCGACTGCGCCTTGGCGGTGCGTCCGCCCTTCAAGCTCCCGAAGACGCTCTCATGGCGGAGCGTGCGCAACGAGCCGCTGGTGTTCGTCGCACCGCCGAGCGATCCTGGTCTGAGCATTGCCGCCCGCCTGCGCGGCGCGCCCTTCATCCGCATGGATCGCAACGCCTGGACCGGGCAGATCGTCAGCAGGTTTCTCGCGGACCGGAAACTCGACTTGCCCGAACTCTTCGAGCTCGACGCGCCGGAGACCATCGTCATCCTGGCGGCGGAGGGTCTCGGCGTCTCCCTGCTGCCCGATTGGGGCATCGTACCGCCTGTCGGCCGCGCGCTCGATATCAGCCCCGTCGACGATGGCCGCTACGGACGAGAGGTCGGCATCATCGGCCGCCGTGGCCCGGCCGAGGCACTTATCGGCGCATTTGGCACGTTGCTGCGCGAGCCCGAGCCCCCGATTCCGTGA
- a CDS encoding Dihydrodipicolinate synthase, whose product MALEASAKGLFPIAPTPFSPDGAIDFNSIDKLTDFYVECGSTGMTVLGVMGEAPKLDGAEAIDVAMRFIKRAPQLPVIVGVSAPGFAAMRRLSLAAMDAGAAGVMIAPPNTLRTDDQIVTYYSQAVEAIGADIPFCIQDFPLTFTVVMTPGVIRRIITDNPSCVMLKHEDWPGLEKISTLRKWEAEGSLRHVSILCGNGGMFLDFETERGADGAMTGYAFPDMLADLVRLTAAGERDAAHDLFDAHLPLLRYEQQPGVGLAIRKYLMARRGLIASDAQRAPAGGMSATAKAEVEYLLTRLAAKDKRAAVA is encoded by the coding sequence ATGGCACTCGAGGCATCCGCAAAGGGACTCTTCCCCATCGCGCCGACCCCGTTCAGCCCCGACGGGGCGATCGATTTCAATTCGATCGACAAGCTGACGGATTTCTATGTGGAATGCGGCAGCACGGGCATGACCGTGCTTGGCGTGATGGGCGAGGCACCCAAGCTCGATGGCGCCGAGGCGATCGACGTCGCCATGCGCTTTATCAAGCGCGCGCCCCAGTTGCCGGTGATCGTCGGCGTTTCCGCGCCGGGCTTCGCGGCCATGCGGAGGCTGAGCCTCGCCGCGATGGATGCGGGCGCGGCCGGCGTTATGATCGCTCCGCCCAATACCCTGCGCACTGACGACCAGATCGTCACCTACTACAGCCAGGCCGTCGAGGCGATCGGCGCGGACATCCCCTTCTGTATCCAGGATTTTCCGCTGACCTTCACGGTCGTGATGACGCCGGGTGTCATCCGCCGGATCATCACGGACAACCCGTCCTGCGTGATGCTGAAGCACGAGGATTGGCCTGGCCTGGAGAAGATCTCGACACTGCGGAAGTGGGAGGCCGAGGGTTCGTTGCGCCATGTCTCCATTCTTTGCGGCAACGGCGGCATGTTCCTCGATTTCGAGACCGAGCGCGGTGCCGACGGCGCCATGACCGGCTATGCGTTCCCGGACATGCTGGCTGATCTCGTGCGTTTGACGGCGGCCGGGGAGCGTGACGCGGCGCATGATCTGTTCGACGCGCATCTGCCGCTTCTGCGCTATGAGCAGCAACCAGGCGTCGGCCTGGCGATCCGCAAATATCTGATGGCACGCCGCGGCCTCATCGCCTCCGACGCGCAGCGCGCGCCCGCCGGCGGCATGTCCGCCACGGCAAAGGCCGAGGTCGAGTATCTGCTGACCCGTCTCGCCGCCAAGGACAAGCGCGCAGCTGTCGCCTGA
- a CDS encoding 3-oxoacyl-ACP reductase, with product MDLGIKGRPALVLGGGGGLGRASAVALAREGALVAIADIDPAAVKASCAAVEAVGGKAHGIVWDLSDIAAIDAHVTAVEKVFGPVQILVSYTGGPPPTLVSGQNADAWRKFFDMMVVSVIGVADRVLPGMRAAKWGRIVTSTSSGVVAPIPNLGLSNALRLSLVGWSKTLAREVARDGITTNIIVPGRIATDRIRFLDEAKAKRENRSVDAVAAESMGTIPAGRYGNPEEYADAIAFLASDRASYITGTVMRVDGGLIGSV from the coding sequence ATGGATCTTGGTATCAAAGGGCGCCCGGCGCTTGTGCTGGGCGGCGGTGGTGGGCTTGGCCGCGCGAGCGCCGTCGCGCTGGCGCGCGAGGGAGCCCTGGTGGCGATCGCGGATATCGACCCGGCCGCCGTCAAGGCCTCTTGCGCAGCCGTGGAAGCGGTCGGCGGCAAGGCGCACGGCATCGTGTGGGATCTCAGCGATATCGCCGCCATCGACGCTCATGTGACGGCGGTGGAGAAGGTCTTCGGCCCGGTGCAGATCCTGGTGAGCTACACCGGCGGCCCGCCGCCGACGCTCGTATCCGGGCAGAACGCCGACGCCTGGCGCAAGTTCTTCGACATGATGGTGGTGTCGGTCATCGGCGTGGCGGACAGGGTTCTGCCAGGCATGCGTGCCGCCAAATGGGGGCGCATCGTCACGAGCACCTCTTCGGGTGTCGTCGCGCCGATCCCGAACCTCGGCCTGTCCAACGCGCTCAGGCTTTCGCTCGTCGGCTGGTCGAAGACGCTGGCGCGGGAAGTGGCGAGGGACGGCATCACGACGAATATCATCGTGCCCGGCCGCATCGCCACGGACCGCATCCGTTTCCTGGACGAGGCCAAGGCCAAGCGTGAAAACCGCTCGGTCGACGCGGTCGCGGCCGAAAGCATGGGCACCATACCGGCGGGACGCTATGGCAACCCCGAGGAATATGCCGATGCTATCGCCTTCCTCGCAAGCGACCGCGCGTCCTACATCACCGGCACGGTGATGCGGGTGGACGGAGGCCTGATCGGCAGCGTCTGA
- a CDS encoding Methyltransferase family protein gives MEARQDSSRQQISREIDGTRLQAFVDKMLGDVGAAMTGSLVMLGDELGLYRAMAEAGPVNAYELARLTETNTRMVQEWLAAQAAAGYVNFDPAAGTYALDPEQAMVFADEDGPAFLASAYDIVAAGYRDEPRVREAFKTGRGLGWHEHHMCLFRGTERFFKTGYKAHLVSEWLPSLDGVLARLEAGARVADVGCGHGASTLIMAEAFPKSHFFGFDYHMPSILAAREAAADAGMADRVHFERATAKDFTGGPYDLVCFFDCLHDMGDPVGAAAHVKKELKRDGIWMVVEPQAGDSIADNLNPVGRIYYAASTMVCTPASMAQEVGLALGAQAGRKRLGDVMKEGGFNHVKVAVETPFNMIFDARA, from the coding sequence ATGGAGGCAAGGCAGGACAGTTCACGACAACAGATATCGCGTGAGATCGACGGCACCAGATTGCAGGCCTTCGTTGACAAGATGTTGGGTGACGTCGGTGCCGCCATGACCGGTTCGCTGGTCATGCTCGGAGACGAGCTCGGACTCTATCGCGCGATGGCGGAGGCCGGGCCGGTCAATGCCTATGAACTGGCGCGGCTCACCGAAACCAATACGCGGATGGTACAGGAATGGCTCGCGGCGCAGGCCGCCGCAGGCTATGTGAATTTCGATCCGGCCGCTGGAACCTATGCGCTCGATCCCGAACAGGCCATGGTCTTTGCCGACGAGGACGGGCCAGCTTTTCTGGCGAGCGCCTACGACATCGTCGCGGCCGGATATCGCGACGAGCCTCGCGTCCGGGAAGCCTTCAAGACGGGCCGCGGGCTCGGCTGGCACGAGCATCATATGTGCCTGTTCCGCGGGACGGAGCGCTTCTTCAAGACGGGGTACAAGGCCCATCTCGTCTCGGAATGGCTGCCAAGCCTCGACGGGGTTCTGGCGCGGCTTGAAGCCGGCGCGCGCGTCGCCGATGTCGGCTGCGGCCACGGCGCGTCCACCTTGATCATGGCCGAGGCCTTCCCGAAATCGCATTTCTTCGGTTTCGACTATCACATGCCGTCCATTCTCGCGGCGAGGGAGGCCGCGGCCGACGCCGGGATGGCCGACCGCGTCCATTTCGAACGCGCCACCGCGAAGGATTTTACGGGCGGGCCCTATGACCTCGTCTGCTTCTTCGATTGCCTGCACGACATGGGCGACCCCGTCGGCGCGGCGGCCCATGTCAAGAAGGAACTCAAGCGAGATGGCATCTGGATGGTCGTTGAGCCCCAGGCCGGCGATAGCATCGCCGATAATCTGAACCCGGTCGGCCGGATTTACTATGCGGCCTCGACCATGGTGTGCACTCCCGCATCCATGGCGCAGGAAGTTGGGCTCGCGCTCGGCGCGCAAGCTGGCCGGAAGCGCCTAGGCGATGTGATGAAGGAAGGCGGCTTCAACCATGTGAAAGTGGCCGTGGAAACGCCATTCAATATGATCTTCGACGCGCGCGCATAG
- a CDS encoding hypothetical protein (Evidence 5 : Unknown function), with product MLHAGPRAHANGSAASGVFSLAISGYERRIRKNVSLRWVQSPLLVRGSSLADALRPDPAASTNFADRSLCQRTAQLRAPRASPPLAAIALLTLDAIVGQAPPDARSPDPNTGGFDGGKAGQFTTTDIA from the coding sequence GTGCTGCATGCCGGTCCACGAGCGCATGCCAATGGCAGCGCGGCCTCCGGCGTCTTCAGCCTCGCGATTTCGGGTTATGAACGGCGAATTCGGAAAAACGTGTCGCTGCGCTGGGTGCAGAGCCCACTCCTCGTTCGCGGATCCAGTCTGGCGGATGCGCTGCGGCCGGACCCGGCAGCGTCGACAAATTTTGCTGATCGCTCACTCTGCCAGCGAACAGCGCAGTTGCGTGCCCCCCGGGCGTCTCCTCCTCTCGCCGCGATTGCCTTGCTCACGCTTGACGCAATCGTCGGTCAGGCGCCTCCTGACGCTCGGTCTCCAGACCCAAACACGGGAGGTTTTGATGGAGGCAAGGCAGGACAGTTCACGACAACAGATATCGCGTGA
- a CDS encoding hypothetical protein (Evidence 5 : Unknown function): MDINHFIPHSYLDNPGRCTALSSGSRDHGPRNSRDVTARRSARTLRSTIGSMFRYAVATARADTDPTFALRGALTARQTKSWAALTEPRAFRASCGRSIASRGRPRRQPR, encoded by the coding sequence GTGGATATCAACCATTTCATACCACATTCCTATTTGGACAATCCTGGACGCTGCACGGCGTTGTCGTCCGGTTCGCGAGATCACGGCCCCCGAAATTCTCGAGACGTTACGGCGAGGCGAAGCGCGCGGACGCTGCGCTCCACCATCGGCAGCATGTTCCGCTATGCCGTTGCCACCGCGCGTGCCGATACTGATCCAACATTCGCATTGCGTGGTGCTCTGACCGCGCGGCAGACAAAATCCTGGGCCGCCTTGACCGAGCCAAGGGCGTTTAGGGCCTCGTGCGGGCGATCGATCGCTTCGAGGGGCAGGCCACGACGACAGCCGCGTTGA
- a CDS encoding hypothetical protein (Evidence 5 : Unknown function) — translation MRAIDRFEGQATTTAALKLSALLFPRPGELRAAHWSEFNLAEGFGPFRKPG, via the coding sequence GTGCGGGCGATCGATCGCTTCGAGGGGCAGGCCACGACGACAGCCGCGTTGAAGCTCTCAGCGCTGCTGTTTCCCCGGCCTGGTGAGTTGAGAGCGGCTCATTGGTCCGAGTTCAATCTGGCCGAGGGATTTGGACCGTTCCGGAAGCCCGGATGA
- a CDS encoding hypothetical protein (Evidence 5 : Unknown function): MLNESGYWHPGAIERQLAHVEENSVRRANARGEPWDERVRMMAWWADRQDELRRGWPEVIVPCSRCC; this comes from the coding sequence ATGCTCAACGAGAGTGGCTATTGGCATCCCGGTGCCATCGAACGACAGCTTGCGCATGTGGAGGAAAACAGCGTTCGGCGCGCCAATGCTCGCGGCGAGCCTTGGGACGAGCGCGTTCGGATGATGGCCTGGTGGGCCGACCGTCAGGATGAGCTACGGCGCGGGTGGCCTGAGGTGATCGTGCCCTGCTCCAGATGCTGCTGA
- the yhiN gene encoding putative oxidoreductase YhiN (Evidence 3 : Putative function from multiple computational evidences), whose translation MQLETFDTVILGAGAAGMMCAIHAAARGGRVLVVDHAKAPGEKIRISGGGRCNFTNTGTSAKNFISNNPHFSKSALGRYTQHDFIALVERHGIAWHEKTLGQLFCDTSAKQIISMLLDEMNQVGCELRLRTTLESIERDVSGFAVTLGGDRAAKIRCRHFVVACGGKSIPKMGATGLGYQIADKFGLAITETRPALVPLTFGEDVLAGFREMAGVAANARVSYGRTAFEEALLFTHRGLSGPVILQISSYWREKQPIQIALLPGDNVLASLASAKRENGRRAISTVLSDILPKRLAAHLAETHGWTGPIGEASDRKLAAIAATLQNWEIFPIGSEGYRTAEVTLGGVDTDGLNSRTMEAKAVDGLYFIGEVVDVTGWLGGYNFQWAWSSGWAAGTAISERAA comes from the coding sequence ATGCAGCTTGAAACCTTCGACACCGTCATCCTAGGTGCGGGCGCGGCGGGCATGATGTGCGCGATACATGCCGCTGCGCGCGGCGGACGCGTGCTCGTGGTGGATCATGCCAAGGCACCGGGCGAAAAGATCCGCATTTCCGGCGGGGGCCGTTGCAATTTCACCAACACAGGGACAAGCGCGAAGAACTTCATCTCCAATAATCCGCATTTCTCCAAGTCAGCCCTTGGTCGCTACACGCAGCACGATTTCATCGCGCTCGTCGAAAGACACGGCATCGCCTGGCACGAGAAGACGCTCGGCCAGCTCTTCTGCGACACTTCGGCGAAACAGATTATTTCGATGCTTCTAGACGAGATGAACCAGGTCGGGTGCGAATTGCGCTTGAGAACTACGCTCGAATCAATCGAGCGCGACGTGAGCGGCTTTGCCGTCACACTCGGTGGCGATCGGGCGGCGAAAATCCGCTGCCGGCATTTCGTCGTCGCCTGCGGCGGCAAGTCGATTCCGAAAATGGGCGCGACCGGTCTTGGCTACCAGATCGCGGACAAATTCGGACTCGCCATCACCGAGACGCGGCCGGCGCTCGTCCCGCTCACCTTCGGCGAGGACGTGCTCGCCGGTTTTAGAGAGATGGCGGGCGTCGCGGCCAACGCGCGCGTGTCCTACGGCAGAACGGCGTTCGAGGAAGCATTGCTCTTCACGCATCGCGGTCTCTCCGGGCCGGTGATCCTGCAAATCTCGTCCTATTGGCGCGAAAAGCAGCCGATCCAAATCGCTTTATTGCCGGGCGACAACGTCCTTGCCTCGCTTGCCTCGGCCAAGCGAGAGAACGGCCGCCGTGCGATCTCGACCGTGCTCAGCGACATCCTGCCCAAACGCCTCGCAGCCCATCTCGCCGAGACCCATGGCTGGACCGGACCAATCGGCGAGGCGAGCGACAGAAAACTCGCCGCCATCGCCGCGACTCTTCAGAACTGGGAAATCTTTCCGATCGGCTCAGAAGGCTACCGCACGGCCGAGGTGACGCTTGGTGGCGTCGACACGGACGGGTTGAATTCGCGGACGATGGAAGCCAAAGCCGTCGACGGGCTCTATTTCATCGGCGAGGTGGTCGATGTCACCGGCTGGCTCGGTGGCTACAATTTCCAGTGGGCGTGGTCGTCCGGCTGGGCGGCGGGCACCGCGATTTCGGAACGGGCGGCATGA
- a CDS encoding putative Transcriptional repressor IclR (Evidence 3 : Putative function from multiple computational evidences) yields MSPSDLQDEADVRAPNPVQGAASFSKFMTVLQIIADSPGTLDIAQLTKRARFPRGTVYRLVSALIAEGLITQSGESGTFRLGPRLLQLAAKTWEDSDLRTIARDFLVSLRDATDEAVHLAVPSNNQMVYIDKLVGSSTVQMKTSIGGQVELHSTSVGKAWLSGLPDERLLEVIKGLELKRHTAKTLTTPEALLAELKRTREQGFAFDDEENEPDIRCLGSPIFNRQREPVGAISVSMPVYRHDARRHELCARLVRQTAKRITAELSRIL; encoded by the coding sequence ATGAGCCCGAGTGACCTCCAGGACGAAGCAGATGTGAGGGCTCCCAATCCCGTGCAGGGAGCGGCTTCATTCTCGAAGTTCATGACGGTGCTCCAGATCATCGCGGATTCCCCCGGGACACTGGACATTGCCCAACTGACCAAGCGTGCGCGTTTCCCGCGGGGGACGGTCTACCGACTCGTGTCGGCGCTGATCGCCGAGGGACTCATCACGCAGTCCGGGGAGAGTGGAACGTTTCGCCTTGGGCCGCGCCTTCTCCAGCTCGCTGCCAAGACCTGGGAAGATTCCGACCTGCGGACGATCGCAAGGGACTTTCTGGTATCGCTCCGCGACGCAACGGATGAGGCCGTGCACCTTGCGGTGCCCAGCAACAACCAGATGGTCTACATAGACAAGTTGGTCGGCTCCAGCACAGTTCAGATGAAGACGAGCATTGGCGGCCAGGTTGAACTTCACTCCACATCCGTGGGCAAGGCGTGGCTGTCTGGCCTGCCGGACGAGCGGTTGCTGGAAGTCATCAAGGGGTTGGAGTTAAAGCGCCACACCGCCAAGACGCTAACGACGCCCGAGGCGCTGCTCGCGGAACTGAAGCGGACGCGCGAGCAGGGGTTTGCATTTGATGACGAGGAGAACGAGCCGGATATTCGTTGTCTCGGCAGCCCGATCTTCAATCGTCAGCGGGAACCGGTCGGCGCAATAAGCGTCAGTATGCCCGTATACCGGCACGACGCGCGACGTCACGAACTCTGCGCCAGACTGGTGCGTCAAACGGCGAAGCGGATCACTGCCGAATTATCCAGAATTCTGTAG
- a CDS encoding conserved hypothetical protein (Evidence 4 : Unknown function but conserved in other organisms), producing the protein MTKKGYWVAMVDIADQEGYKEYIALNKAAFDKYGATFVVRAGKHQVMEGPDANRVAVIEFKDYETALACYNSPEYRKAIEARVKYAKAHLTVVEGV; encoded by the coding sequence ATGACAAAAAAAGGGTACTGGGTTGCGATGGTCGATATTGCAGACCAGGAGGGTTACAAAGAATACATCGCCTTGAACAAGGCCGCTTTCGACAAATACGGCGCGACTTTTGTCGTTCGCGCGGGAAAACACCAGGTCATGGAAGGGCCGGACGCGAACCGCGTGGCTGTGATCGAGTTCAAGGACTACGAGACTGCCCTCGCCTGCTACAACTCCCCTGAGTATCGGAAGGCCATCGAGGCACGAGTCAAGTACGCCAAGGCACATCTGACCGTGGTGGAAGGCGTCTGA
- a CDS encoding TRAP-type C4-dicarboxylate transport system permease small subunit, translating to MPAPLQWLFKAFDVLVVIGMAVISLLIFTNVVLRYGFSSGIPFAVEVSRVVLVWVIFMGSVVALAKGAHLGVDSLVVRLPRRARFVCFLASYGLMLWCCWLLAKGSWSLTLIEWGNVQALSGIPVGAIYAAGLAAAILMALVLLVDLWRSLRGILPAPWSGVQHVEPPPVMSPALVSEKTP from the coding sequence ATGCCCGCACCGTTGCAGTGGCTTTTCAAGGCTTTTGACGTCTTAGTCGTCATCGGCATGGCCGTCATAAGCCTCCTGATCTTTACAAATGTTGTGCTGCGGTACGGCTTCAGCTCAGGCATTCCGTTTGCCGTCGAAGTCTCCCGTGTGGTCCTTGTCTGGGTTATCTTTATGGGATCCGTGGTGGCCCTGGCCAAGGGCGCGCATCTCGGCGTCGACTCGTTGGTCGTCCGTTTGCCCCGCAGGGCGCGCTTCGTCTGCTTTCTTGCTTCATACGGCCTGATGCTTTGGTGCTGCTGGCTCCTGGCAAAGGGCAGTTGGTCGCTCACCCTCATCGAGTGGGGCAACGTCCAGGCACTGTCGGGAATTCCCGTCGGCGCCATCTACGCCGCGGGGCTCGCCGCCGCCATCCTGATGGCTCTGGTTCTCCTTGTTGATCTGTGGCGCTCGCTGCGCGGCATCCTGCCAGCCCCCTGGTCGGGAGTACAGCACGTCGAGCCGCCACCGGTCATGTCTCCGGCGCTAGTTTCGGAGAAAACACCGTGA